The genomic interval TCTTCGCTACCTTGTTGATAGACTTCCACTCATGACCGCGCCAAGATGGATAAACACTTTGTGCCAGCCTATCGCCATTCGAAATGTCATTCACTATTTACTTGGATGTTTAGAGCACGATGAAACAAACGGAAAAACCTATGACATCGGCGGCCCAGATGTTTTGTCCTATCGAAAGCTCATGGAAATTTATGCCGAAGAAGCTCACTTACGAAAAAGAATTATTGTGCCGCTTCCTTTTTTAAGTCCGCGCCTCAGTTCATACTGGATCCATCTTGTTACTCCTGTCCCCGCAAGCATTGCAAAACCGCTGGTTGAAGGCTTGCGCAATAAAGTGGTGTGCAAAAATAAAGACATCGAAGCCATCATTCCTCAACACTTGCTTTCTTGCCAAGACGCCATCAGCCGCGCGCTTGAACGCACAAAAACAAATACCATCATGAGCCATTGGACCGATGCTGGAAAAATTCCTCCTTTCGAATGGGGCTACGAAGGCGATCCACAGTGGACTGGCGGAACATTGCTCACCGATAGGCGCGTCATTGAAATTCCTGTTAGCTCTAGCAAAGTGTGGAAGGTCATCACAAAACTGGGCGGAAAAAACGGTTGGTATCACGGCAATTGGCTGTGGAGTGTCAGAGGCTTTATTGACAGGCTCTTCGGAGGAGTAGGCTTAAAGCGCGGCCGAAGAGAAAGTGAAATTATTTTGCCAGGAGATGCCGTCGATTTTTGGCGCGCCGTTCAAGTTGATCCCAGTAAAAAACTTGTCCTTGTTGCCGAAATGAAATTGCCTGGCCAAGCAAGCTTAGAATTCAAATTGAGCTCTCCCGGGAAAGACAGATGTATTCTCACTCAGACGGCGAAGTTCAAACCAAAAGGTCTCATGGGTCTTCTTTATTGGTATAGCATTTTGCCACTTCATCATTATGTGTTTGGAGGCATGCAGAAAAAAATTGCAAAACTTGCAGTATATGGAACTGCGCCCAAAAAGGCGTTTTCTCTCTACTTATAAAACTTGGTGAACGTTATCTCTCCTTAAAAAGCAGCCTCCTTACTAGTATTGGCTGCTTTTTTTACATTTACCAGAAAGTGCCTGGCACTTTTTGCTTAAAAAAAAGATGACTTTTTTTTCAAAAGTCATCTTCATTTTTTTGTGCACATCATTAAAGCTTACTCTTGGTCATTCATGCGATCGCGCATTTTTCCTCTTCGTGTTTTGAATTTTTCTTTTCGATCTTGCTTTAACTGGTACATCTTATTTCGTTGCTCGGGAGTAAGCACAGCACGAACAGCCAGCATATGCTCAAAGCGCAAATCTGAAAGTTTTGCTTGAACTGATTTATTTTGATCATGAATTTTTCTCAATTCTGCATCCGACATGCTTGCAGTTTTTTTCTGAATTCATTTTTTCATAAGATGATTTTTTCTGATCAAAAAGTGGTTTTGTTTCGGCTTGATATTTTTTCTTGAGCTCACTGATTTTATTTTTTTGTTCCTCATTCAAATTTAACTGCTGTGTCATTCTTTCATTCATCATTCCATGTCGATCACCTTGATCCGCGCTTGAAAGTAGCGGGCTTGCGCAAAAAAGGGCAAGGGCAAAACTAAAAGCTATTACTGTTTTCATGACATCCTCCTTAGGTAAATCTTACAGACGAAGTAAATGTGGTTGCACCAAAAGTTCTTTTTCATTTCTCGTGAGCCGTTTAATCTCAGCTTCACGTTTCATAGCCTTTGATTTCGAATTCAACTTTTCTTGATACACAAGCTGCTTCACACCAAAGGCTCGTGTGAATTTTGCGCCTTTTCCAGTTTTGTGCGCCTTCAGCCTTTCTTCGAGATCAACCGTAAAGCCAGTATAAAAATTTCCATTGAGCGCTTCCAGCATGTACACGTAGTAAGCTTTTTTCATGAGCGCCACTATAGCATAGCAGAGTTAAAAGGGAAGTTCTTCGCGGTAATAGGGTTGGGTAAAAAATGTACGCAATTTGTCGCCGGCTCTTCTCAAAAGTTGCTTATCAACGGTTGGCGTAGCAAGTGCTTGGTTTAATTCTGGAACTCCATTTAAAAATTTCATGGTACCAATCACATTTTCCGCACTTCTGAATGGATACTGAATATGAAACGCAAGGTAAAAAGAACCGATCTGTGGAATGGTTAATGAGGATCCTGAAAAAGCAGCTTCATATGCTTCATCGAAAATTTTAACTAGTGGCTTTTTTGTTTCACTCAGATGAGAAAGGTCATCAAAAACTTGAAGGGCAAAAACACTTAGAGCTGCATCTGAAAACATTCGGGCAGTTTGATACGTATTACAAGCTTGCTTTACATCATCCACATTTTTCGATTGCCCAAAATAATGAGAAATAAAACCAGATGTGCATGTTGCAAAATTAAAAAGATAAGCACTCCCTTCAATATCACTCAATGGCATTTGATGAAAGATACCAGTTTTTTCTCCTCCACGCTGCTGATCTGAAAGAATCATACTTATAGCGTGAAAAGTTTCGTGTAATAGCACAT from Deltaproteobacteria bacterium CG11_big_fil_rev_8_21_14_0_20_42_23 carries:
- a CDS encoding NAD(P)-dependent oxidoreductase gives rise to the protein MKSPHKILVTGATGYVGGRLVPYLLEKGYHVKAISRSLKKLEGRSWAKHHHVELCEVDVLDKDALCKAMEDCTAAYYLVHSMLPGEKKFRETDKDAAMVFRDASRTSPLKRIIYLGGLGANNEKLSEHLQSRQEVAHILSEGPVPTTLLRAALIIGSGSASFEILRYLVDRLPLMTAPRWINTLCQPIAIRNVIHYLLGCLEHDETNGKTYDIGGPDVLSYRKLMEIYAEEAHLRKRIIVPLPFLSPRLSSYWIHLVTPVPASIAKPLVEGLRNKVVCKNKDIEAIIPQHLLSCQDAISRALERTKTNTIMSHWTDAGKIPPFEWGYEGDPQWTGGTLLTDRRVIEIPVSSSKVWKVITKLGGKNGWYHGNWLWSVRGFIDRLFGGVGLKRGRRESEIILPGDAVDFWRAVQVDPSKKLVLVAEMKLPGQASLEFKLSSPGKDRCILTQTAKFKPKGLMGLLYWYSILPLHHYVFGGMQKKIAKLAVYGTAPKKAFSLYL
- a CDS encoding endonuclease, giving the protein MLEALNGNFYTGFTVDLEERLKAHKTGKGAKFTRAFGVKQLVYQEKLNSKSKAMKREAEIKRLTRNEKELLVQPHLLRL